From Xiphophorus hellerii strain 12219 chromosome 6, Xiphophorus_hellerii-4.1, whole genome shotgun sequence, the proteins below share one genomic window:
- the LOC116721018 gene encoding prohibitin-2-like isoform X2, with amino-acid sequence MANKEPGGFLQQLRQIAGRMSSGPRGAGTGLKLLIGAGALAYGVKEATYTVEGGHRAIIFNRIGGMEMNTVLAEGLHLRIPWFQYPIIYDIRARPRKISSLTGSKDLQMVSVTLRVLSRPLASNLPVLYQRLGQDYDERVLPSIVNEVLKSVVAKFNASQLITQRAQVSLLIRRELFERAKDFSIILDDVAITELSFSREYTAAVEAKQVAQQEAQRAQFYVEKAKQEQKQKIIQAEGEAQAAKMVAQSQNRVYLNADSLVLNLQDRDSFRLSLSTK; translated from the exons ATGGCGAACAAGGAGCCAGGT ggttttctgcagcagctgcggCAGATCGCTGGCAGGATGTCCTCTGGACCCCGGGGAGCAGGAACCGGACTGAAGCTCCTGATCGGAGCTGGAGCTCTGGCTTACGGCGTAAAGGAAGCTACATACACAG TGGAAGGAGGACATCGAGCCATCATCTTCAACAGGATCGGAGGGATGGAGATGAACACAGTCCTGGCTGAAGGTCTCCACTTAAG GATCCCTTGGTTCCAGTACCCCATCATCTATGACATCAGAGCCCGGCCCAGGAAGATCTCCTCCCTCACAGgaagcaaag aCCTGCAGATGGTGAGCGTGACGCTGCGGGTTCTGTCCCGGCCGCTGGCCTCCAACCTGCCGGTTCTGTACCAGCGTTTGGGTCAGGACTACGATGAGCGGGTCCTGCCCTCCATCGTTAACGAGGTTCTGAAGAGCGTGGTGGCCAAGTTCAACGCCTCGCAGCTCATCACCCAGAGGGCCCAG GTGTCGCTGCTGATCCGCAGGGAGCTGTTTGAGCGAGCCAAAGACTTCAGCATCATCCTGGACGACGTGGCCATCACCGAGCTGAGCTTCAGCCGCGAGTACACGGCCGCCGTGGAGGCCAAGCAAGTCG CCCAGCAGGAGGCGCAGCGGGCCCAGTTCTACGTGGAGAAGGCCAAGCAGGAGCAGAAGCAGAAGATCATCCAGGCTGAGGGCGAGGCGCAGGCCGCCAAGATG GTGGCGCAGTCCCAGAACCGAGTGTACCTGAACGCAGACAGCCTGGTGCTCAACCTGCAGGACAGAGACAGCTTCAG GCTGTCGCTGTCCACGAAGTAA
- the LOC116721018 gene encoding prohibitin-2-like isoform X1, with product MANKEPGGFLQQLRQIAGRMSSGPRGAGTGLKLLIGAGALAYGVKEATYTVEGGHRAIIFNRIGGMEMNTVLAEGLHLRIPWFQYPIIYDIRARPRKISSLTGSKDLQMVSVTLRVLSRPLASNLPVLYQRLGQDYDERVLPSIVNEVLKSVVAKFNASQLITQRAQVSLLIRRELFERAKDFSIILDDVAITELSFSREYTAAVEAKQVAQQEAQRAQFYVEKAKQEQKQKIIQAEGEAQAAKMLGMAVTKNPGYLKLRKIRAAQNIAKTVAQSQNRVYLNADSLVLNLQDRDSFRLSLSTK from the exons ATGGCGAACAAGGAGCCAGGT ggttttctgcagcagctgcggCAGATCGCTGGCAGGATGTCCTCTGGACCCCGGGGAGCAGGAACCGGACTGAAGCTCCTGATCGGAGCTGGAGCTCTGGCTTACGGCGTAAAGGAAGCTACATACACAG TGGAAGGAGGACATCGAGCCATCATCTTCAACAGGATCGGAGGGATGGAGATGAACACAGTCCTGGCTGAAGGTCTCCACTTAAG GATCCCTTGGTTCCAGTACCCCATCATCTATGACATCAGAGCCCGGCCCAGGAAGATCTCCTCCCTCACAGgaagcaaag aCCTGCAGATGGTGAGCGTGACGCTGCGGGTTCTGTCCCGGCCGCTGGCCTCCAACCTGCCGGTTCTGTACCAGCGTTTGGGTCAGGACTACGATGAGCGGGTCCTGCCCTCCATCGTTAACGAGGTTCTGAAGAGCGTGGTGGCCAAGTTCAACGCCTCGCAGCTCATCACCCAGAGGGCCCAG GTGTCGCTGCTGATCCGCAGGGAGCTGTTTGAGCGAGCCAAAGACTTCAGCATCATCCTGGACGACGTGGCCATCACCGAGCTGAGCTTCAGCCGCGAGTACACGGCCGCCGTGGAGGCCAAGCAAGTCG CCCAGCAGGAGGCGCAGCGGGCCCAGTTCTACGTGGAGAAGGCCAAGCAGGAGCAGAAGCAGAAGATCATCCAGGCTGAGGGCGAGGCGCAGGCCGCCAAGATG ctggGCATGGCCGTGACGAAGAACCCCGGCTACCTGAAGCTCCGGAAGATCCGGGCAGCCCAGAACATCGCCAAGACG GTGGCGCAGTCCCAGAACCGAGTGTACCTGAACGCAGACAGCCTGGTGCTCAACCTGCAGGACAGAGACAGCTTCAG GCTGTCGCTGTCCACGAAGTAA
- the LOC116721012 gene encoding protein FAM49B-like gives MGNLIKVLTRDIDNNAGNFFLDFENAQPSQSETEVWEKVNQVLTEAKVILEDLQTYKGAGEEIRQAIQNPNVEGVQETAWAAVVPLVAKLKTFYEFSQKLESSLHCLLDILTSADSTPTQHLEQKQALARQFAHILHFTLRFDELKMTNPAIQNDFSYYRRTISRMRINNMSSDSGSEVNNELANRMSLFYASATPMLKTLSDATSKFVSDNPDVPIENTTVCLSTMACVCKVMLETPEYRSRFASEETVLFCLRVMVGVIILYDHVHPAGAFVKTSNIDMKGCIKVLKDQPPSSVEGLLNALRYTTKHLNDETTSKQIKNMLQAN, from the exons ATGGGGAACCTGATCAAGGTGCTGACCCGAGACATCGACAACAATGCTGGAAACTTCTTCCTGGACTTTGAAA ACGCTCAGCCTTCGCAGTCAGAGACGGAGGTGTGGGAGAAGGTGAACCAGGTGCTGACGGAGGCCAAGGTCATCCTGGAGGACCTGCAGACGTACAaaggagcaggagaggaaatACGACAG GCCATCCAGAACCCAAACGTTGAGGGCGTTCAGGAGACGGCCTGGGCCGCCGTGGTTCCTCTGGTCGCCAAACTCAAAACTTTCTACGAGTTTTCACAGAAACTGG AATCCAGCCTGCACTGCCTGCTGGACATCCTCACCAGCGCCGACTCGACTCCGACCCAACATCTGGAGCAGAAACAGGCGCTGGCCCGTCAGTTCGCCCACATCCTGCATTTCACGCTGCGATTCGATGAGCTGAAG ATGACCAACCCGGCCATCCAGAACGACTTCAGCTACTACCGGCGAACCATCAGCCGCATGCGGATCAACAACATGTCG TCGGACTCGGGGAGCGAGGTCAACAACGAGCTGGCCAATCGGATGTCTCTGTTCTACGCCAGCGCCACGCCCATGCTGAAGACGCTGAGCGACGCCACGTCAAAGTTCGTCTCAGAT AACCCGGATGTTCCCATCGAGAACACGACCGTCTGTCTGAGCACCATGGCCTGCGTGTGCAAAGTGATGCTGGAGACGCC ggAGTACCGCAGTCGCTTCGCCAGTGAGGAGACGGTTCTGTTCTGCCTCCGTGTGATGGTCGGCGTCATCATCCTGTACGACCACGTCCATCCGGCCGGCGCCTTCGTCAAAACCTCCAACATAGAC ATGAAGGGCTGCATCAAGGTTCTGAAGGATCAGCCGCCCAGCAGCGTGGAGGGCCTGCTGAACGCCCTGAG GTACACCACCAAGCACCTGAACGATGAGACTACCTCCAAGCAGATCAAGAACATGCTGCAGGCCAACTAA